Proteins encoded in a region of the Stieleria neptunia genome:
- a CDS encoding cytidine deaminase, with product MSPCLLVPSLLPRAYTTQNATQMIELKTREIDQLVRAAVEARDQAYAPHSHFYVGAALWIPSGTIVSGCNVENASYSLSICAERVATSTAVSQGHRAFQAIAIASVGGVSPCGACRQFLSEFAGDMQVIMADVLTGARQIRRLSQLLPDAFDASNLPVT from the coding sequence GTGTCTCCTTGTCTCCTTGTCCCCTCACTTCTCCCACGCGCTTACACCACCCAAAACGCCACCCAAATGATTGAGTTGAAAACCCGAGAGATCGACCAGCTGGTGCGTGCGGCCGTCGAGGCACGCGATCAAGCGTACGCGCCCCACAGTCATTTCTATGTCGGGGCGGCGCTGTGGATTCCCAGCGGAACGATTGTCAGCGGCTGCAACGTCGAAAACGCCAGTTATTCGTTGTCGATCTGTGCCGAGCGTGTGGCGACGTCCACGGCGGTTTCTCAAGGTCACCGCGCGTTTCAAGCGATCGCGATCGCCAGCGTGGGTGGGGTCAGCCCGTGCGGAGCCTGTCGACAATTCCTGTCCGAATTCGCCGGCGACATGCAAGTCATCATGGCCGACGTGCTGACCGGGGCGCGGCAGATCCGCCGGCTTTCGCAGTTGTTGCCCGACGCGTTTGACGCGTCAAACTTGCCGGTGACGTAG
- a CDS encoding N-acetylglucosamine-6-phosphate deacetylase: MSGFVDLQVNGYYGVDFNSDDLTDEAILTACRQMRNDGVTACLPTIITDQIDAMVRRIRRVADAAESHAEIAEIVAGIHVEGPFISPEPGFVGAHPADCVRDATIELAERLVEAGRGRVRLVTLAPEVHGSVEVTRWLCDRSIVVAAGHSDASIAQLRQAIDAGLSMFTHLGNGCPGQMHRHDNIVQRVLSLSEHLKISFIADGHHVPWFALGNYLKCVPEQNIVIVTDAIGAAGLGPGFYRLAGQMVEVDQHLAAWAEGHQHFAGCATTMPQMAEMLASRLEIDAERIDRWTRINPMQVLEGA; the protein is encoded by the coding sequence ATGAGCGGTTTTGTCGATTTGCAGGTCAACGGCTATTACGGCGTCGACTTCAACAGCGATGACTTGACCGACGAGGCCATTTTGACCGCTTGCCGACAGATGCGCAACGACGGCGTCACCGCCTGCCTGCCGACGATCATCACCGACCAGATCGATGCCATGGTCCGCCGTATCCGGCGTGTGGCCGATGCCGCCGAGTCACATGCCGAAATCGCCGAGATCGTCGCGGGCATCCACGTCGAAGGCCCGTTCATCAGTCCCGAACCCGGATTTGTCGGAGCGCATCCGGCGGACTGTGTTCGTGATGCGACGATCGAATTGGCCGAACGGTTGGTCGAGGCGGGTCGCGGTCGCGTGCGGTTGGTCACCCTGGCCCCGGAAGTGCATGGCAGCGTCGAAGTCACCCGCTGGCTGTGCGATCGGTCGATCGTCGTTGCCGCCGGGCACTCGGACGCATCGATCGCCCAGTTGCGCCAGGCGATCGACGCCGGACTGTCGATGTTCACGCACCTGGGCAATGGATGCCCGGGACAAATGCATCGCCATGACAACATCGTCCAACGCGTGCTATCGCTCTCCGAACACCTCAAAATCTCCTTCATCGCCGATGGGCATCATGTGCCCTGGTTCGCCTTGGGGAACTATTTGAAGTGCGTTCCGGAACAAAACATCGTGATCGTGACCGACGCGATCGGCGCCGCCGGACTGGGACCGGGCTTCTATCGCCTAGCCGGCCAGATGGTCGAAGTCGACCAGCACTTGGCCGCCTGGGCCGAAGGCCACCAGCATTTTGCCGGCTGCGCGACCACGATGCCGCAGATGGCCGAAATGCTCGCCAGCCGATTAGAAATCGACGCCGAACGGATCGATCGCTGGACCCGGATCAATCCGATGCAGGTGCTGGAGGGGGCGTAA
- a CDS encoding glucosamine-6-phosphate deaminase, whose product MKTIVTKTPSDMGRYTAEHAAQDLRDAIEKNGAAYLIVATGASQFQVLAHLVAQDDIDWSRVHGFHLDEYIGIGRDHPASFCGYLQERFVDKVPLASFHYLAGDTDATETVHRAATKISSVTVDVALVGIGENGHLAFNDPPADFETDSPYLIVELDHECRMQQVGEGWFGSLDEVPTHAISMSVRQILKTKNIYCSVPDERKAAAVRDTLCGPITPDVPASILRNHSGTTLIIDDAAASKIPEDVHATLERFE is encoded by the coding sequence GTGAAGACAATTGTCACGAAAACGCCGTCCGACATGGGACGCTACACGGCCGAACATGCCGCCCAGGACCTTCGCGATGCCATCGAAAAAAATGGAGCGGCCTATCTGATTGTGGCCACCGGAGCGTCACAGTTTCAGGTCCTCGCCCACCTGGTCGCCCAGGATGACATTGATTGGAGTCGCGTGCACGGATTTCACTTGGACGAGTACATCGGGATCGGCCGCGACCATCCGGCATCGTTTTGCGGTTACTTGCAAGAGCGCTTTGTCGACAAGGTTCCGCTGGCGTCGTTCCATTACTTGGCCGGCGACACCGATGCGACCGAGACGGTCCATCGGGCAGCTACGAAAATCTCTTCCGTCACCGTCGACGTGGCCCTGGTGGGAATCGGTGAAAACGGCCACCTGGCGTTCAACGATCCACCGGCAGACTTTGAAACCGATTCGCCGTATTTGATCGTCGAATTGGATCATGAGTGTCGCATGCAACAGGTCGGCGAAGGCTGGTTCGGTTCCTTGGACGAGGTCCCGACCCACGCGATCAGCATGTCGGTCCGACAGATCTTGAAAACCAAAAATATCTATTGCAGCGTACCCGACGAGCGCAAGGCCGCGGCGGTCCGCGACACGTTGTGCGGTCCGATCACCCCCGATGTCCCCGCCAGCATCCTGAGAAACCACTCGGGGACGACGTTGATCATCGACGACGCCGCGGCGAGCAAGATTCCCGAGGACGTTCACGCAACGCTGGAGCGATTCGAATGA
- a CDS encoding trypsin-like peptidase domain-containing protein: MLCSRSLIALVFSVITTMMVTQCLAAETEPNVTAPESDQAAAGKSDRQPAEPAAADETADDPPGTDPANTDPADAESANTEPADAGEASPEVLAALQAGPRALSLAFRMAAKRATPSVVVLYAYGQDGDPRDPNKEETSEDELPLLERAEIPTPPPAEEKLTGLGSGVIVSADGLIITNNHVITGATRVVVQLPDETRVDAKVVRGDPDSDVAMVRVEFSEPLDPISIGDSDKLEIGDWVLAIGSPFKLEATVSAGIISGKNRRLDRIRRSSMLQTDAAINPGNSGGALIDLDGKVVGISTAIATRSGFYQGVGFAIPITQARWIADELDQHGKVRRAAIGTTLVELKPRIAKQFNLQPYSGILVYQIIKGSVAEQAGIEPQDVIVEFAGEQVRDSIGLQEAIERKPIGSKQPIVVRRKGKRVELTVELATVDDPTGQE; this comes from the coding sequence ATGTTGTGCTCCCGTTCCTTGATCGCATTGGTTTTCTCCGTCATCACCACGATGATGGTCACCCAGTGTCTGGCGGCCGAAACCGAACCCAACGTCACCGCGCCGGAATCCGACCAGGCGGCTGCCGGAAAATCGGACCGGCAACCGGCCGAACCCGCAGCGGCGGACGAGACGGCCGACGATCCTCCGGGCACCGATCCGGCGAACACCGATCCGGCTGATGCCGAGTCGGCGAACACCGAGCCGGCGGATGCGGGCGAGGCCAGCCCCGAGGTACTTGCGGCGCTGCAAGCGGGCCCCCGCGCGCTGTCCCTGGCGTTTCGCATGGCCGCCAAACGCGCGACGCCCTCGGTCGTCGTGTTGTATGCCTACGGCCAGGACGGGGACCCCCGCGACCCGAACAAAGAGGAGACTTCGGAAGACGAGTTGCCGCTGTTGGAGCGGGCGGAAATCCCCACGCCGCCGCCGGCCGAAGAGAAGCTGACCGGGCTGGGGTCCGGAGTGATCGTCTCGGCCGACGGGCTGATCATCACCAACAACCACGTGATCACCGGTGCGACGCGGGTCGTCGTGCAATTGCCCGATGAAACCCGCGTGGATGCCAAAGTGGTCCGCGGCGACCCGGACAGCGACGTCGCAATGGTCCGTGTGGAGTTTTCCGAACCACTCGATCCGATCTCGATCGGCGACAGCGACAAGCTGGAAATCGGCGACTGGGTGCTGGCGATCGGCAGCCCCTTCAAATTGGAAGCGACGGTCAGCGCGGGGATCATCAGCGGCAAGAACCGTCGTTTGGATCGGATTCGACGCAGCAGCATGCTGCAGACCGATGCCGCGATCAATCCCGGAAACTCCGGCGGCGCGCTGATCGATCTGGATGGCAAAGTCGTCGGAATCAGCACCGCGATCGCCACGCGGAGCGGGTTTTACCAGGGTGTGGGGTTCGCGATCCCGATCACCCAGGCCCGTTGGATCGCCGATGAGCTCGACCAGCACGGCAAAGTCCGCCGCGCCGCGATCGGGACCACCCTGGTGGAACTGAAGCCGCGAATCGCAAAACAATTTAATTTGCAGCCGTATTCTGGTATCTTGGTCTATCAGATCATCAAAGGGTCGGTCGCCGAACAGGCGGGCATCGAGCCCCAGGACGTGATCGTGGAATTCGCCGGCGAACAGGTGCGGGATTCCATTGGGCTTCAAGAGGCCATCGAACGCAAACCGATTGGTTCAAAACAGCCAATCGTCGTCCGACGCAAGGGAAAACGCGTCGAATTGACCGTCGAATTGGCGACGGTCGACGATCCGACCGGACAAGAATGA
- a CDS encoding thymidine phosphorylase translates to MHTTVIGMLTANLLAKKRDGNALRDDEIRFLIEGFCDGRVADYQMSAFAMAVCVNGMSERETATLTRAMLQSGDLLPREVSGQTPRVDKHSTGGLGDKVSLILAPLLAACDVHVPMVSGRGLGLTGGTLDKLEAIPGFRTDLSEQASAAVLRQVGAFIISASERIAPADRRLYALRDVTGTVESIPLITSSILSKKLAANLDALVMDVKVGGAAFMKTLDDARALARSIENVGRAAGLPTRVLISDMDQPLGKAIGNAIEVNEAVAILESQPSDPALQGVRELTVRLCASLLTRVGVATDLDDATQRLGRALDDGSAMERFQAMVAAQGGRWTGELDVAPGRAVQAEQDGYVRHLDCQRIGSTLVSLGGGRRKLGDSIDPAVGIRMQVRIGDRVERGQPVLELHCHASRQNEYLEGLRKAVEITEDPVPPRPLFP, encoded by the coding sequence TTGCATACCACGGTCATCGGCATGCTGACGGCTAACCTGCTGGCAAAAAAACGCGACGGAAACGCGCTCCGGGATGACGAGATCCGGTTCTTGATCGAGGGATTCTGTGACGGCCGTGTCGCCGACTATCAAATGTCGGCCTTCGCCATGGCGGTCTGCGTGAACGGGATGAGCGAGCGTGAGACCGCGACGTTGACCCGTGCGATGCTGCAAAGCGGCGACCTGCTGCCACGCGAGGTGTCCGGCCAGACGCCGCGGGTGGACAAACACAGCACGGGGGGACTGGGGGATAAAGTCTCCCTGATCCTGGCACCGTTGCTGGCCGCCTGTGACGTTCATGTGCCGATGGTCAGCGGACGCGGATTGGGACTGACCGGCGGCACGCTCGACAAATTGGAAGCGATTCCCGGTTTCCGCACCGATCTGTCCGAACAAGCATCCGCTGCGGTGTTGCGCCAGGTCGGTGCGTTTATCATCAGTGCCAGCGAACGCATCGCACCGGCCGACCGCCGACTGTACGCGCTGCGTGATGTGACCGGGACCGTCGAGTCGATTCCGTTGATCACCTCCAGCATTCTCAGCAAAAAGCTTGCCGCCAACTTGGACGCTTTGGTGATGGATGTCAAAGTCGGCGGCGCGGCATTCATGAAGACGCTCGATGACGCCCGGGCCCTGGCGCGATCGATCGAAAACGTGGGCCGGGCGGCGGGACTGCCGACGCGAGTGTTGATCTCGGACATGGACCAACCGCTGGGCAAGGCGATCGGAAACGCGATCGAAGTCAACGAAGCGGTGGCGATTTTGGAAAGCCAACCGTCGGATCCCGCACTCCAAGGCGTCCGCGAATTGACCGTCCGGCTGTGCGCCTCATTGCTGACCCGCGTCGGTGTCGCGACGGATCTGGACGATGCAACGCAGCGGCTGGGCCGGGCCCTGGACGACGGGTCTGCGATGGAACGCTTTCAGGCCATGGTCGCCGCCCAGGGCGGTCGTTGGACGGGGGAGCTTGACGTCGCCCCCGGTCGGGCCGTGCAGGCCGAGCAGGACGGTTATGTCCGCCACCTCGATTGCCAGCGGATTGGATCGACCCTGGTTTCACTCGGTGGCGGACGCCGCAAGCTGGGTGACAGCATCGACCCGGCCGTCGGGATCCGCATGCAAGTGCGAATCGGCGACCGCGTCGAGCGCGGCCAACCGGTACTCGAGTTACACTGCCACGCCAGCCGTCAAAATGAGTATCTTGAAGGTCTCCGCAAAGCCGTGGAGATCACCGAAGACCCCGTCCCACCACGCCCCCTTTTCCCCTAG
- a CDS encoding PP2C family protein-serine/threonine phosphatase, translating into MPTSIFQRHLATKSADKNAGVDDCSFELAIRSAGASVRGGRDYNEDRFYRSDRAQFYLVADGMGGHLGGAMASQIAMETIPMVWQSRIRQNTLSYSGIRSAYGDALSSATREMSAAVSDHPEYDRMGCTLAVAFVYCGRMYFGHVGDCRIYLLHRNKLTRLTKDETLVQGLIDAGAIDAHQARVHRWRHIVTNSVSPQGLQQPSRLRSAQIDMGDRVMLTSDGLTDELADDEIRQIMASCFDPQECVDQLIRAALDRNARDNVSCVVFQT; encoded by the coding sequence ATGCCCACATCCATTTTTCAGCGCCATCTCGCTACGAAATCTGCGGACAAGAACGCCGGTGTTGACGACTGCAGCTTCGAGCTGGCGATCCGTTCGGCGGGTGCGTCGGTTCGTGGGGGACGCGATTACAACGAAGACCGATTTTACCGATCGGATCGGGCCCAGTTTTACTTGGTCGCCGATGGCATGGGCGGCCACTTGGGCGGAGCGATGGCGAGTCAGATTGCGATGGAAACCATTCCGATGGTTTGGCAAAGCAGGATTCGTCAAAACACACTGTCCTACTCGGGGATCCGTTCCGCCTATGGGGACGCCCTCTCCAGCGCGACGCGGGAAATGTCCGCGGCGGTGAGTGATCATCCGGAATACGACCGCATGGGCTGCACGCTGGCGGTCGCGTTCGTGTACTGCGGCCGGATGTACTTCGGCCACGTCGGCGATTGCCGCATTTATCTGCTCCATCGCAACAAACTGACACGGCTGACCAAAGACGAAACACTGGTCCAAGGCTTGATCGATGCGGGCGCCATCGATGCACACCAGGCTCGTGTCCACCGCTGGCGTCACATCGTCACCAACAGCGTCAGCCCCCAAGGGTTACAGCAACCCTCACGTTTGCGTTCGGCCCAGATCGACATGGGCGACCGCGTGATGCTGACGTCCGACGGGCTGACCGACGAGCTGGCCGATGACGAAATCCGACAAATCATGGCCTCCTGTTTTGATCCGCAAGAGTGCGTCGATCAGTTGATTCGCGCGGCTTTGGACCGCAACGCTCGCGACAACGTTTCCTGTGTCGTGTTTCAAACCTGA
- a CDS encoding DegT/DnrJ/EryC1/StrS family aminotransferase, protein MAGPNTTVPLLDVNRDNKPHRDEFVEALAAVVDSGRFLFGPDVKELETEIAQYSQVEHAVGCASGSDALLLALMALDIKAGDEVIVPSFTFFASVSCITRLGATPVFVDICPDTFNIDPQCVAEAITENTKAIIPVHLFGQCAQIDRICQIASEHDIPVIEDAAQAIGAAYHSRPAGSWGLAGCFSFYPTKNLGAMGDAGMLTSGDAVMADRLRLLAGHGMRPRYYHQAVGINSRIDTFQAAVLRVKLRHLGDAITSRSKIASRYMQLLGDGGLVGPDQIVLPTVDPNAFHVWNQFGIRIGGGRRDALRAYLAERGVGSEIYYPVPMHKQQCFEYLNVDGSTLPETERASAEILNLPIFPSLTEAEQQQVVDCIGGYYQAGAKAAA, encoded by the coding sequence ATGGCTGGCCCAAACACAACCGTCCCGTTGCTGGACGTGAACCGCGACAACAAGCCCCACCGCGACGAATTCGTCGAAGCCCTCGCCGCAGTTGTCGACAGCGGTCGATTTCTGTTCGGCCCCGATGTCAAGGAGCTGGAAACCGAGATCGCCCAGTACAGCCAAGTCGAACACGCCGTCGGATGTGCTTCCGGCAGCGATGCGTTGTTGCTGGCGTTGATGGCGTTGGACATCAAAGCCGGCGACGAAGTCATTGTGCCGAGTTTCACCTTTTTTGCGTCGGTCAGCTGCATCACGCGGTTGGGCGCGACACCGGTGTTCGTCGACATCTGTCCGGACACGTTCAACATCGACCCGCAGTGCGTCGCCGAGGCGATCACGGAAAACACCAAAGCGATCATCCCGGTTCACCTGTTCGGCCAGTGTGCCCAAATCGATCGCATCTGCCAGATCGCCAGCGAGCACGACATCCCCGTCATTGAAGACGCCGCACAAGCCATCGGCGCGGCGTATCACTCCCGCCCCGCGGGCAGTTGGGGTCTGGCGGGGTGCTTCAGTTTTTATCCGACCAAGAATCTTGGCGCGATGGGCGATGCGGGCATGCTGACCAGCGGTGACGCGGTGATGGCCGATCGCTTGCGTTTGTTGGCCGGCCACGGCATGCGTCCCCGTTACTACCATCAAGCGGTCGGGATCAACAGCCGGATCGATACGTTTCAGGCCGCCGTGCTGCGGGTCAAACTGCGGCACCTCGGTGACGCCATCACGTCGCGTAGCAAGATCGCATCACGTTACATGCAACTGCTCGGTGACGGCGGTCTTGTCGGTCCCGATCAAATCGTCTTGCCGACGGTCGACCCCAATGCGTTTCATGTCTGGAATCAGTTCGGCATCCGCATCGGCGGTGGGCGGCGCGACGCGTTGCGAGCCTACTTGGCCGAGCGCGGCGTGGGCAGCGAAATCTATTACCCGGTTCCGATGCACAAGCAGCAATGCTTTGAGTACTTGAACGTGGACGGCAGCACGTTACCGGAAACCGAACGTGCCAGCGCGGAGATCTTGAACCTGCCGATCTTCCCCTCGTTGACCGAAGCCGAACAGCAGCAAGTCGTCGACTGTATCGGCGGATACTATCAGGCCGGCGCCAAAGCGGCCGCGTAG
- a CDS encoding RNA polymerase sigma factor: MPDHSAAEMLADDPGSGTNAGTDPTADLLSQESQNWSQDELSQLISQYEGQLLAYARRMLSGDWQGAQDAVQETFLRLCREERGKIVARVQPWLFAVCRSRVIDMQRTRHAHPIDAAEITVQDPHPDAPSAALAAEQTDATESRLAVLVERLSGRQQEVLRLRMQAGLSYREIAEVTGLTVSNVGFHLHAAVRALKDAVATA, translated from the coding sequence ATGCCAGACCACTCCGCAGCCGAAATGTTGGCCGACGACCCCGGATCCGGGACGAACGCCGGCACCGACCCGACGGCGGATTTGCTGTCCCAGGAAAGCCAAAACTGGTCCCAGGATGAATTGTCGCAGCTGATCAGCCAATACGAGGGGCAATTGCTTGCATATGCCCGACGGATGCTCAGCGGTGATTGGCAGGGAGCCCAAGACGCGGTGCAAGAAACCTTTTTACGGCTGTGTCGCGAGGAGCGTGGAAAGATCGTCGCTCGCGTCCAGCCCTGGTTATTTGCCGTTTGCCGCAGCCGAGTGATTGACATGCAACGTACCCGACATGCTCATCCGATCGATGCCGCCGAGATCACCGTCCAAGACCCCCATCCCGATGCCCCTTCGGCTGCCCTGGCGGCCGAACAGACCGATGCGACCGAGAGCCGATTGGCGGTGCTGGTCGAACGGTTGTCCGGCCGGCAACAGGAGGTGCTTCGATTGCGGATGCAGGCCGGACTGAGCTACCGCGAGATCGCCGAGGTCACGGGGCTGACCGTCAGCAACGTCGGTTTTCATCTGCACGCCGCCGTCCGCGCCCTCAAAGACGCCGTCGCCACCGCCTGA
- a CDS encoding serine hydrolase domain-containing protein, protein MLVLRVFLVGLMLCTGTVGWSQDFATIYFGDPDIEEKVDDYRKDKGVVGMGLVVVHDGEIVYLRGYGKEDREANVYVDPKATRFRWASISKTLTGVLAVMADNDGIVDLDRNVPYYYPSYMVPNKYYVGGNLNNGQSVPWYRRLITMRQLLSHTSGIQHYSNGLNRPEPPASSAANPSLNTGMEWALKYWKYNPLIDLPGNRWSYSTPAYNLAGVVLEQKMGGSFDQLTQMLIAQPAGMTTLRPDTLWNPAPRRAVGYLLDGGDATRDNRDDDVSWKLAGGGFISTVEDMGRYAAALLGDEILSPAEKFDMWSPQSLRNGDLTNWALGWRIRQGTAKDLDFKVEHGGAQTKARCHLSLYPNRGLAVAVMTNSSTNCDTRGLARDIEEIVIERLDTGDAPIKKGYDRLDMIAEPLFPSIGLFRSVTTTYRALAR, encoded by the coding sequence ATGTTGGTTCTGAGAGTCTTTCTTGTCGGTTTGATGCTGTGCACCGGGACGGTCGGTTGGTCACAGGATTTCGCAACAATCTATTTCGGTGATCCGGACATCGAAGAGAAAGTCGATGATTATCGAAAGGACAAGGGAGTGGTCGGGATGGGGTTGGTCGTCGTTCATGACGGTGAGATTGTTTACCTGCGGGGCTACGGCAAAGAAGACCGTGAAGCCAATGTCTACGTCGATCCGAAAGCGACGCGTTTCCGTTGGGCGTCCATCTCAAAAACCTTGACAGGCGTTCTGGCGGTGATGGCCGACAACGACGGCATCGTCGACCTGGACAGGAATGTCCCCTATTACTATCCGAGTTACATGGTTCCCAACAAGTATTACGTTGGCGGAAATCTGAACAACGGCCAGAGCGTGCCCTGGTACCGTCGATTGATCACGATGCGACAACTGCTCAGCCATACCTCGGGTATTCAACACTACAGCAACGGCCTGAACCGACCGGAGCCTCCTGCTTCGTCGGCTGCCAATCCCAGTCTCAACACCGGAATGGAGTGGGCACTGAAGTACTGGAAGTACAATCCTCTGATCGATCTGCCGGGGAATCGCTGGTCTTACTCGACGCCGGCGTACAACTTGGCAGGCGTTGTACTGGAACAAAAAATGGGAGGCTCGTTCGATCAGTTGACACAGATGCTGATCGCCCAGCCTGCCGGCATGACAACGCTTCGCCCCGACACGCTCTGGAATCCGGCTCCCCGACGGGCGGTCGGATATCTGCTCGACGGTGGCGACGCAACGCGCGACAACCGAGACGACGACGTGTCATGGAAGCTGGCCGGCGGAGGGTTCATCTCGACCGTCGAGGACATGGGGCGTTACGCGGCCGCACTGTTGGGCGACGAGATTTTGAGCCCCGCGGAGAAATTCGACATGTGGTCACCGCAGTCGCTCCGCAACGGAGACCTGACGAACTGGGCGCTCGGATGGAGAATTCGCCAGGGGACCGCCAAGGACCTGGATTTCAAAGTGGAACATGGCGGAGCCCAAACCAAGGCGCGTTGTCATCTGTCGCTGTATCCCAATCGCGGGTTGGCTGTCGCGGTGATGACCAATTCCAGCACCAACTGTGACACGCGAGGTCTGGCAAGAGACATCGAAGAGATCGTGATCGAACGCCTCGATACCGGAGATGCTCCGATCAAGAAAGGATACGACCGCTTGGACATGATCGCCGAGCCGCTGTTTCCGTCGATCGGTTTGTTTCGCAGCGTCACGACGACCTATCGCGCGCTTGCACGCTGA
- a CDS encoding carboxy terminal-processing peptidase, which produces MRTIITAAVLVCLAHAGSSQRILAQPAAPVLPGAENATATTPPQATAQDRRIAKLIASLIPKFHISSAELDDTISQRALDLYLDRFDPLKLYFYQSDIDEFAKQRNQIDDMVKQGDLSLAYTIFNRFTQRVDERVAMALQILDSDFDFSKDEYIIVDADAASYAKSAEEANQRWRRQIKYALLDLRDDDTVGDEARDLLRRRYLRYARRFKSYSNDDLLEAYLTSVTSAFDPHSTYMSPSTLDDFNISMGLKLQGIGAALREKDGNTVVMQIIPGGAADQDERLQPDDVIVSVGQGTEGPMVDIVEMPLKDVVSLIRGNAGTVVRLGVKVGGKGKVETYQITRAKVELEESAARGKILDHTMPDGSVRKIGFINLPSFYMDMQAARENRSDFRSSTRDVRNILMEFKSKGVEGVVIDLSRNGGGSLTEAINLTGLFINRGPVVQVKDSRGQIQQYNDEEVGTVWSGPLVVQTSKFSASASEIFAGAIKDYNRGIIVGDPATHGKGTVQTLMDLGERLFLTQRQNYGALKVTLQQFYLPDGESTQRGGVAADIVLPSLTQKMDVAEGDLKYALEEDRINGARHDIYNLVPSDLLTELRQNSEQRVKADKEFVDLMRRIELFVKQKEEQTVPLEETAFMQRRDELDAQKEEEKEELEQETDKQVFRDTFYNREVINIAGDYIEGLRREKLVRN; this is translated from the coding sequence ATGCGTACGATCATCACCGCCGCGGTGCTTGTTTGTTTGGCGCACGCCGGTTCCTCCCAGAGGATCCTGGCCCAACCCGCCGCCCCCGTGCTGCCGGGTGCCGAGAATGCCACCGCCACGACGCCTCCCCAGGCGACGGCACAGGATCGACGGATTGCGAAGCTGATTGCGTCCCTGATTCCCAAATTCCACATCTCCTCGGCTGAACTGGACGACACCATCAGCCAGCGGGCGCTCGATCTGTATCTCGATCGATTCGACCCCCTGAAGCTGTACTTCTATCAGTCCGATATCGACGAGTTCGCCAAACAACGCAACCAGATCGATGACATGGTCAAACAGGGTGACCTGAGCCTGGCCTACACGATCTTCAACCGATTCACCCAACGCGTCGACGAACGCGTCGCGATGGCACTGCAGATCCTCGATTCGGATTTCGACTTCAGCAAAGACGAATACATCATCGTGGACGCCGACGCGGCCAGCTACGCCAAGTCCGCCGAGGAAGCGAACCAACGATGGCGGCGGCAAATCAAGTACGCCCTGCTGGATCTGCGTGACGACGACACCGTCGGCGACGAAGCACGCGATCTGCTCCGACGCCGCTACCTGCGTTACGCTCGACGATTCAAGTCCTACAGCAACGATGATCTGCTGGAAGCGTATCTGACGTCGGTGACCAGCGCCTTTGACCCCCACTCGACCTACATGTCGCCGTCGACGCTGGACGATTTCAACATCTCGATGGGATTGAAGCTGCAAGGGATCGGTGCCGCCCTGCGTGAAAAAGATGGCAACACCGTGGTCATGCAAATCATTCCCGGCGGTGCGGCTGATCAAGACGAACGGCTTCAGCCCGACGATGTGATCGTTTCGGTCGGCCAAGGCACAGAAGGCCCGATGGTGGACATCGTTGAAATGCCGTTGAAAGACGTCGTCAGCCTGATTCGTGGCAACGCAGGAACCGTCGTCCGCCTGGGCGTCAAAGTCGGCGGCAAGGGCAAGGTCGAAACCTATCAAATCACCCGCGCCAAAGTTGAGCTGGAAGAATCCGCCGCACGGGGCAAGATTCTCGATCACACAATGCCCGATGGCAGCGTTCGCAAGATCGGCTTCATCAACTTGCCCAGCTTCTACATGGACATGCAAGCGGCACGCGAAAATCGAAGCGATTTCCGCAGCAGCACCCGCGATGTCCGAAACATCCTGATGGAATTCAAAAGCAAGGGTGTCGAAGGCGTCGTGATCGACCTGAGCCGCAACGGTGGCGGGTCGTTGACCGAAGCGATCAATCTGACCGGGTTGTTCATCAATCGTGGACCCGTCGTCCAGGTCAAAGATTCACGCGGACAAATCCAACAGTACAACGACGAAGAAGTCGGCACGGTTTGGAGCGGACCGTTGGTCGTTCAAACCAGCAAGTTCAGCGCCAGCGCCAGCGAGATCTTCGCCGGGGCGATCAAGGACTACAATCGAGGCATCATCGTCGGTGACCCCGCCACCCACGGCAAAGGCACCGTGCAAACGCTGATGGATCTCGGCGAACGCCTGTTCCTGACCCAACGCCAAAACTACGGGGCGTTGAAAGTCACCCTGCAACAGTTCTATTTGCCCGACGGCGAAAGCACCCAACGCGGCGGCGTCGCGGCCGACATCGTGTTGCCCAGCCTGACCCAAAAAATGGATGTCGCCGAAGGTGATCTCAAGTACGCCCTCGAAGAAGACCGCATCAACGGTGCCCGTCACGACATCTATAACCTGGTGCCCAGCGACCTGCTGACCGAGCTGCGACAAAACTCCGAGCAACGTGTCAAAGCCGACAAAGAATTCGTCGATCTGATGCGACGCATCGAACTGTTCGTCAAGCAGAAGGAAGAGCAAACCGTTCCGCTGGAAGAAACCGCGTTCATGCAGCGTCGCGATGAACTCGATGCCCAGAAGGAAGAGGAAAAAGAAGAACTCGAACAGGAGACGGACAAACAAGTCTTCCGAGATACCTTCTACAACCGCGAAGTCATCAACATCGCCGGTGACTACATCGAAGGACTCCGCCGAGAAAAACTGGTCCGCAACTGA